A stretch of the Tachysurus fulvidraco isolate hzauxx_2018 chromosome 18, HZAU_PFXX_2.0, whole genome shotgun sequence genome encodes the following:
- the LOC125139384 gene encoding neoverrucotoxin subunit beta-like, translating to MDSRCMVIAALGRPLYPGMLYDCRNDSFIPGVTLWDKNALSDDLDVHQKPKTHLKFAASDSLSDKANLLDVNASLKASFLCGLVEVGGSAKYLQDTKSSSRQSRVTMQYSQTATFEQLTMKKLGNITYPQVFDQKTATHVVTAVLYGAQVFMVFDYTSAENERKQNIEGNLHAVVKKIPTISIEGQASLNMTEDEKTISENISVTFYGDIKLEENPTTYKDALEVYKKVPALMKQQGKGVPLTVWLYPLNLLDDKAAKLMREIDLSLLYKAESLLEEFGEKERICNDLIKRQITDDFPDLKNRLLKFQTLHRNYTSLFKNALLRVLPAIRGGTQEDKRLGDILSIHYTSPFNISNMNKWLDYITTELNILSSYTACLKDITVVKSSGSLNSICFHPDVDVVICLSFTSLKHEDSYLAALQDFANSESFKMLVQTSERVSILQAEKHWFTSPDSPAIMKQNLSLFTSFLKANKNEKRVKFIIASISDPSNPGSSIQLYQNGSLTDPKFQPVSKPPKPEVETSYESVTLKLSKSPTGETVHFRVEYRMTSSKNSAADVEEWTVRDMSREQNTFTLTGLKPTEQYWVRYRAVSDVGVSEASDSVPFTFQGKLTVTVDQWNFSMLSLITELRTEIMTTIGMSRWSPSTIKSEVTNIVNNPTIPYTEKIPGGLREGKALYFQGVVFSNGQSFTLDFVSDEGDVAFHFRPSFNEHTCCNSFVNKKWQDEERVECNISKGSAFDIFVVIKTEGYEVNVNWQKSFLFSHRIPMAKVNAINIHGDVKMNTVGTVANWSKSTFGKELKTTITHTKLSDIQSNVPHPVCNPSKPYLRSIPGGLRPGLALFFQGVVPSDCKSFEINFQTSPTYEDDIAFHFSPRISSVVLNTRRNGTWDQNWVETPGGPFVCGAAFDIIMVVKSECYEVMVNGQVSYTFEHRIPVDKVTTLNINGDVFMNSFAITEVDDMKLKVTVTNPANI from the exons ATGGATTCCAGATGCATGGTAATAGCTGCTCTGGGAAGACCTCTGTATCCTGGCATGTTGTATGATTGCCGGAACGACTCCTTTATTCCAG GTGTTACTTTATGGGATAAAAATGCATTGAGTGATGACCTTGATGTGCATCAGAAGCCTAAAACACATCTGAAATTTGCAGCCTCTGATAGTCTCAGTGATAAAGCAAACCTCCTAGACGTAAACGCTTCCCTTAAAGCCAGTTTCTTATGTGGATTGGTGGAGGTTGGAGGATCGGCCAAGTACCTGCAAGATACCAAATCTTCATCACGTCAGTCCAGAGTTACTATGCAGTACAGCCAGACAGCAACATTTGAACAGCTCACTATGAAGAAGCTTGGTAATATCACCTACCCACAAGTATTTGACCAGAAAACAGCCACTCATGTAGTTACAGCTGTACTGTATGGAGCTCAGGTTTTCATGGTGTTTGATTATACAAGTGCAGAAAATGAGCGCAAACAGAATATTGAAGGAAACCTTCATGCAGTGGTCAAGAAGATCCCTACCATTTCCATTGAGGGGCAAGCATCCCTTAACATGACTGAAGATGAAAAAACAATATCTGAGAATATTAGTGTCACATTTTATGGTGACATTAAACTTGAAGAAAACCCCACCACATATAAGGATGCCCTGGAAGTGTACAAGAAGGTGCCTGCTCTGATGAAGCAACAAGGTAAAGGTGTGCCTCTGACAGTGTGGCTGTATCCTCTCAATCTTTTGGATGATAAGGCTGCAAAGTTGATGAGAGAAATTGATTTGAGCCTGTTGTATAAAGCAGAAAGTTTGCTTGAGGAATTTGGTGAAAAGGAGAGAATATGCAATGATTTGATCAAAAGACAAATAACGGATGATTTCCCTGATCTAAAAAACAGGTTGCTAAAGTTTCAGACATTACACAGAAATTATACAAGTCTGTTTAAGAACGCACTACTCAGAGTGCTGCCAGCTATTCGTGGTGGGACACAAGAGGACAAGAGACTGGGGGACATCCTGAGCATCCATTACACATCACCCTTCAATATAAGCAACATGAACAAATGGTTAGATTACATTacaactgaattaaatattCTGAGCTCCTATACAGCATGTTTGAAGGACATCACAGTTGTGAAATCCTCAGGGTCATTAAATTCCATCTGTTTTCATCCTGATGTTGATGTGGTGATTTGTTTGTCATTTACATCTCTAAAGCATGAGGACTCCTACCTAGCAGCTCTACAGGACTTTGCGAACTCTGAATCATTCAAAATGCTGGTGCAAACAAGTGAGAGAGTTTCCATTCTCCAAGCAGAAAAGCATTGGTTCACTTCTCCTGACAGTCCTGCAATCATGAAGCagaatctttctctctttacctcATTTTTAAAGGccaataaaaatgagaagagaGTCAAATTCATCATTGCCTCCATATCTGATCCCAGCAATCCAGGATCCTCAATCCAACTTTATCAGAATGGATCTCTGACAGATCCTAAGTTCCAGCCTGTATCCAAACCTCCCAAACCTGAAGTGGAGACCAGTTATGAGAGTGTCACCCTGAAGCTTTCAAAATCCCCAACTGGAGAGACTGTACACTTCAGAGTTGAGTACAGGATGACATCTTCAAAAAATTCAGCAGCTGATGTTGAGGAATGGACAGTCAGAGACATGTCAAGAGAACAGAACACCTTCACATTGACTGGACTAAAGCCAACAGAACAATACTGGGTCCGATACAGAGCAGTTAGTgatgtgggagtgagtgaagcCAGCGACTCTGTCCCCTTCACCTTTCAAGGGAAACTCACAGTCACAGTAGACCAATGG AACTTCTCCATGCTTTCTCTCATTACTGAACTCAGGACTGAAATAATGACCACTATCGGCATGTCACGATGGTCTCCATCTACTATCAAGTCAGAGGTTACAAATATTGTCAACAATCCT ACCATTCCTTACACTGAGAAAATCCCTGGAGGGCTGAGAGAAGGAAAGGCTTTGTACTTCCAAGGGGTCGTTTTTTCAAACGGTCAATC GTTTACCTTGGATTTTGTATCCGATGAGGGAGATGTCGCTTTTCACTTTAGGCCCTCGTTCAATGAACATACCTGCTGTAACAGTTTTGTGAATAAGAAGTGGCAGGATGAAGAACGTGTAGAGTGTAACATTTCCAAAGGATCAGcatttgacatttttgttgTGATCAAAACAGAAGGCTATGAG GTCAATGTAAATTGGCAGAAGTCTTTCCTGTTCAGTCATCGCATACCAATGGCCAAAGTGAATGCAATTAATATTCATGGAGATGTCAAAATGAACACTGTTGGTACTGTTGCA AACTGGAGCAAATCTACTTTTGGTAAGGAACTAAAGACaacaatcactcacacaaagCTTTCAGACATCCAGTCTAATGTGCCACATCCAGTCTGCAACCCT AGCAAGCCATATTTGAGATCAATCCCTGGAGGTTTGAGACCTGGTCTGGCTTTGTTCTTCCAAGGGGTTGTTCCATCAGATTGTAAAAG CTTTGAAATAAATTTTCAGACAAGCCCGACTTACGAAGATGACATCGCTTTCCACTTCAGCCCCCGTATATCCTCTGTGGTCCTTAATACCCGCAGGAATGGGACATGGGACCAAAATTGGGTGGAGACACCAGGAGGCCCATTTGTCTGTGGAGCAGCTTTTGATATCATCATGGTCGTTAAGTCAGAATGCTATGAG GTGATGGTGAATGGCCAAGTGTCCTACACGTTCGAGCACCGTATACCGGTGGACAAAGTGACTACACTTAACATTAATGGAGACGTCTTCATGAACAGCTTTGCCATTACTGAA gtGGATGATATGAAACTGAAAGTCACTGTCACCAATCCTGCCAATATTTGA